GAATGGTTACTCCCATTGAATTAAATGATGTACAATAAGAATGACTAAACACGATACTTCCATGAGATACCTGATCGGAGGAATAGCCGTCCTGATAGGAATGAGCGGCTGCGGTGATACCGACAAAACAAAAGAGGCAAAAGCAGGCAGGGATACGGTGCAGGTGGCACCGACCAAAAACGAAATCGTTGGGGTTGGGCGGATAGAGCCGGAAGACGGCGTCATCGAGCTGACCGCCGGGGCCACGGGGCGGATACTGGAAATCCTTGTGAAAGATAATCAAACGGTTGAAAAAGGGATGCCTTTACTCCGCATTGACATTGCCCTTGAAAACGCTCAGGTACAACAGGCCCAAAGCAAGCTGTCCACTCAGCAGGCGGCTGTTTCGGTCAATCAGTCTACGCTGGAAGGGCTTCGGGTCAATCTGGAGAATGCCCGGGAGACCTACCAAAGAAACTTGGATCTTTACAAAGGAAACGCCCAAACGAAACAGGTCTTGGACGACAGCAAGGCGAGTGTTGATAAACTCACGAAGGATGTCGAAACGGCGGAGGCCTCTATTCGTCAGTCACAAAGCCGGATGGGCGAGTTGCAGGCGGATCTTCGGTACTACCGCACGGTCGTAAATAACAAAAGAGTGGAAGCCCTGATGGCAGGCAAAATTCTTAAAATGACGGTCAAGACGGGCGATTATATCAACAACGATACCAAAATCGCGGAATTTGCGCCAAGCGGAGGGCTGTATGCCAAAACGGAAGTGGATGAACTTTACGCCGAACGGGTTAATGTAGGTCAAAAGGCGTACATCGTCTCGCAAACAACCGGCGATACGCTGGCCACCGGAATGGTAAGCTTTGCGGCTGATTACCTCAAACAGAAATCGCTATTTAAAGACCAGGCGACCGAGCAGGAGGACCGTCGGGTACGGGAAGTGTTCATACGGCTTGATACGGGAAAAATGCCGCTCATCGGCAGCAGGGTAGATTGCGTGATTTTGCTGAAATAACTCCTAACTCCAACCTAAGATGTTTAAAGAAGCATTCAAATTTATGTGGTACGACCGGGCCAAGATGTTCGGTATCCTGTTCGGAATGATTCTGTCCGTTTTCTTGGTCGGTCAGCAGGTGATGATCTGTCTGGCGCTGCTGGGGGGGACGGTTTCACTGGCGACCTTCAATAAAGAATATATTTGGGTCGTGAGCGATAAAAGTAAGCAGGTCACCGACTTACCTTTGATCGACATGCGCATCGCGCGCGAGCTGCGTACCGTCAACGGCGTCAAAGCCGTCCACCCCATGATTTTGTCGGCCGGGACCCTTAAGTTTAACGACGGCCTGACGTTCCCCGTTTCGCTGGTGGGCACGCAGGCCCCCGTATTTGCCGGCGGCCCTTGGAGGGTAGCCGTGGGAAAACCCATGGATATGCTGCAGGATGAAGGCGTATTTTTAGACGCGCAAAACTCCGAGTTCGGGAAATTTCTTAAACGGGGCGACCGGCATGAGTTTAACGGAAAACGCATCAAGATCGCGGGCCTTACGGCCAAAACCGAAGGCTTGGGCAATACCTACGGTTTTACCACCATCGAGCGGGCCCGTTATCTGTGCAACATTCCCACCACCCGGGCATCGGCTTTTTTGGTGGAGTCTCAACGGGGATTTTTTCCCGACACCGTCGTTGCCAACATTGAACATGAACTTCCGGGCATTAAAGCCCGTACCGGCGAGGCGTTTGAGCAGGAGTCGCTTCGGTATTTTGCCGGGAGCAGTGGGATCGTCGCTTCCTTCGGTCTATTGGTCGTCTTTGCCGTGATCACGGGCTTTGCCATTGTGGGCCTGACGATGTATTCCGCCGTCAGCGACCGACTGCGCGACTACGGTACCCTCAAAGCCATCGGCGGCACCAACGCCACCATCCGACGGTTGATCCTGTCGCAGGCGGCGATCTACGCCTTGGTGGGTTTTGGGTTAGCCTATGGATTGCTGCTCTTTTTTATCAACGCCACCAAAGGGTCCCTCGACCTGCAACTGACCCCGCTCCTGTCTTATTCGTTGGTGGGCGTCACGCTTTTCATTGCGTTGCTGGGAAGCTGGTTTGGGATGCGCCGAATCCTGAAGTTGGAACCTGCTCAGGTATTTCGTACCTAAAACCGTGGAGTTTCGTAAACTGATGAACGCAGAAAAAAGCATGAAAAAGATATTGATAATTAGTGGGTTACTAAGCATGGTATTGACCGGCTATGCCCAAAAGATGACGTTGGAAGAAAGCATCCAAACGGCTTTGGCAAACCGTTGGGAGATCAAAAACGCACAGCTGGAAATACAGGTGGCGCAGGGCGAAAATGACCAATTGAAAGCCAAATGGCTGCCGCAGGTCAAAGGCGCGGCCGATGCGCGTTGGAATACGCAACTGCAAACGTCGGTTTTTAAGAATGCTCCTTTTGCCAACGGGCAGGACGTTCGGCTGGTGTTGGGGGTTCCCTTTAATACGACCGTGGGAATCAATGCCGAACAAAAGATTGTGGACGCTACCGCCAAGTACGACCGTCAGTTGAATGCCGTGAATGTGGATAGCCGAAAAATCGCTCAAGAGAAGACAAAAACTGATCTGCGTCAAGCCGTCACGGAGGCGTATTATGCCGCGTTGTTTAATGCGGAGAAAGTACAATTGGCGCAGCGTGCGCTGGAGCGTGCGCAGGCGTACCAACTGGCCGGACGCACGAAATTTGAAAAAGGGACTTTGTTACTCAATGATCTGGACCGGCTGCGTCTGGACGTCAATAATGCCCAAACGGCTCTTCGAAAGGCTAAAAGCGATCAGTTGTTGAGTTTGGAAAACCTGACCTATCAAATGGGCCTTGCTGCCGGAAGCCCCGTGCAGTTGGCTGACTCGCTCCCGTCATTGTATGAAAAAACGATGGTGATGGTTTCTCAGGAAAGTCTTGAACGTCGACCCGAAATTTTGCAGGAAAAAAATGCGCTGAAAATAAATGAACTCAATGAAAAAAAGCAAAGCAGCCGTTGGCTGCCGCTGGTCTCTGCTTACGGGAGCTATACTGCCCTGCAACTGAACGATGTCTTCAATCCTTTCACGGCCGGCACGTGGTTTCCTTACAGTTTTTTGGGGGTCAAACTGGAGATTCCGATTTTTGACGGCCGGCAGGCAAGCCTTCAGAAGCGTAACTATGCCATTCAGGCCTCC
Above is a window of Runella slithyformis DSM 19594 DNA encoding:
- a CDS encoding HlyD family secretion protein, translated to MRYLIGGIAVLIGMSGCGDTDKTKEAKAGRDTVQVAPTKNEIVGVGRIEPEDGVIELTAGATGRILEILVKDNQTVEKGMPLLRIDIALENAQVQQAQSKLSTQQAAVSVNQSTLEGLRVNLENARETYQRNLDLYKGNAQTKQVLDDSKASVDKLTKDVETAEASIRQSQSRMGELQADLRYYRTVVNNKRVEALMAGKILKMTVKTGDYINNDTKIAEFAPSGGLYAKTEVDELYAERVNVGQKAYIVSQTTGDTLATGMVSFAADYLKQKSLFKDQATEQEDRRVREVFIRLDTGKMPLIGSRVDCVILLK
- a CDS encoding ABC transporter permease, yielding MFKEAFKFMWYDRAKMFGILFGMILSVFLVGQQVMICLALLGGTVSLATFNKEYIWVVSDKSKQVTDLPLIDMRIARELRTVNGVKAVHPMILSAGTLKFNDGLTFPVSLVGTQAPVFAGGPWRVAVGKPMDMLQDEGVFLDAQNSEFGKFLKRGDRHEFNGKRIKIAGLTAKTEGLGNTYGFTTIERARYLCNIPTTRASAFLVESQRGFFPDTVVANIEHELPGIKARTGEAFEQESLRYFAGSSGIVASFGLLVVFAVITGFAIVGLTMYSAVSDRLRDYGTLKAIGGTNATIRRLILSQAAIYALVGFGLAYGLLLFFINATKGSLDLQLTPLLSYSLVGVTLFIALLGSWFGMRRILKLEPAQVFRT
- a CDS encoding TolC family protein, coding for MNAEKSMKKILIISGLLSMVLTGYAQKMTLEESIQTALANRWEIKNAQLEIQVAQGENDQLKAKWLPQVKGAADARWNTQLQTSVFKNAPFANGQDVRLVLGVPFNTTVGINAEQKIVDATAKYDRQLNAVNVDSRKIAQEKTKTDLRQAVTEAYYAALFNAEKVQLAQRALERAQAYQLAGRTKFEKGTLLLNDLDRLRLDVNNAQTALRKAKSDQLLSLENLTYQMGLAAGSPVQLADSLPSLYEKTMVMVSQESLERRPEILQEKNALKINELNEKKQSSRWLPLVSAYGSYTALQLNDVFNPFTAGTWFPYSFLGVKLEIPIFDGRQASLQKRNYAIQASINRNNLKQLEADFAYEIRSIATTLAQEKDNVNDTRANLELARQILETDRFRYEKGVLLLSDLKNSEYSLQNAETNYLTSVYNFLLASLRYQKATGGL